A single region of the Hyphomicrobiales bacterium genome encodes:
- a CDS encoding SprT domain-containing protein: MAITPDDIGTNIVPTDQPARPGNGDRRMISELTSYDAKSGSASRHDPTVLAYGHLVAAYGFFNEHLFAGALPGCLITMQRKKGARGFFHGDRFGSRDRTETADEIALNPATFATRDDKGILSTLVHEMAHLWQHHHGTPSGSGYHNREWAAMMVELGLIPSHTGKPGGRQTGRRVTHFIQPGGPFDRACEALLRSGVLVAYVQRGDDEATETVRAKKLASKTRYTCSGCGLNAWAKPGIRLVCQDCRRPLLPSFSHA; this comes from the coding sequence ATGGCGATCACCCCAGACGATATCGGCACGAACATCGTGCCCACCGATCAACCGGCGCGACCCGGCAATGGCGACCGGAGGATGATCTCGGAGCTTACATCGTACGATGCAAAGTCCGGATCCGCCTCGCGCCATGATCCTACGGTTTTGGCTTATGGGCATCTGGTCGCGGCGTATGGATTTTTCAACGAGCATCTCTTCGCGGGGGCGCTGCCGGGCTGCCTGATCACGATGCAGCGCAAGAAAGGTGCCCGCGGCTTCTTTCATGGGGATCGCTTCGGCAGCCGTGATCGTACCGAAACCGCCGACGAGATCGCGCTCAACCCGGCAACATTCGCGACGCGGGACGACAAGGGCATCCTGTCGACGCTCGTCCATGAGATGGCGCATCTCTGGCAGCATCATCACGGCACGCCATCCGGATCGGGCTATCACAATCGCGAATGGGCGGCGATGATGGTCGAACTCGGCTTGATCCCCTCGCATACCGGCAAGCCCGGCGGTCGGCAGACTGGCAGGCGAGTGACGCACTTCATCCAGCCCGGCGGGCCTTTCGATCGCGCCTGCGAGGCGTTGCTGCGCTCCGGCGTCCTCGTCGCGTATGTCCAGCGGGGCGATGACGAGGCGACCGAGACGGTCCGCGCCAAGAAGTTGGCGAGCAAGACCCGCTACACCTGCTCCGGCTGCGGTCTCAACGCCTGGGCCAAGCCCGGTATCCGATTGGTCTGCCAAGACTGCCGCCGGCCGCTTCTTCCTTCGTTCTCCCACGCCTGA
- a CDS encoding conserved hypothetical protein (Evidence 4 : Unknown function but conserved in other organisms) — protein sequence MPDRDKPKDAPDHMEVLLRIQLWLLGSRGEPFAIFDPALIDEAGESEVRDLIRLMPTEEFVLLAVPAELLPTLLPLLAPDHRTMFRVGRPLVIAPIAIEEREANPRHRPVDTGPVQAAKTALAVQTFRLLTAQEATEFARNNQARLLTDAEVIKRAREAIGEAVWRDGSDPDGAGKAKRLKGLIDRGRRPAANFFGVENPRDVGQAEVDRIAERLGTSSPGTVQRREMTDALARDHREQVGGLADHEVRARAHEGAMGRWSASARKGAPIEFADGLDVTNGIVTRQSAPTLMRVALGGELNPAEVHRNLETMREVFQVGVLIGRLSRRQAIELTLGQAKILIQSLDVFVSQLHGSGQPETEADGCAWYLADAALRCHDLGFWNTTVARILETGKPETVMPRVP from the coding sequence ATGCCCGATCGTGACAAGCCCAAAGACGCCCCAGATCACATGGAAGTCCTGCTACGGATTCAGCTCTGGCTCCTCGGGTCTCGCGGAGAGCCCTTCGCGATCTTCGATCCAGCACTGATCGATGAAGCGGGCGAAAGCGAGGTGCGCGATCTTATCCGGCTGATGCCGACCGAAGAATTCGTCTTACTGGCGGTACCGGCGGAGTTGCTGCCGACGCTGTTACCGCTCCTGGCTCCGGACCATCGCACGATGTTTCGGGTCGGGCGTCCGCTGGTGATCGCGCCAATCGCGATTGAAGAACGCGAGGCGAATCCTCGCCATCGTCCCGTCGATACCGGGCCTGTCCAGGCTGCCAAGACCGCGCTCGCCGTACAGACTTTCCGGCTTTTGACGGCTCAGGAGGCTACTGAATTCGCGCGGAACAACCAGGCCCGCCTGCTGACCGACGCGGAAGTCATTAAACGTGCGAGGGAGGCGATCGGCGAAGCCGTCTGGCGCGATGGCTCCGACCCGGACGGGGCCGGCAAGGCCAAGCGCTTGAAGGGGCTGATCGACAGAGGGCGCCGGCCGGCGGCGAATTTCTTCGGCGTCGAGAATCCTCGCGACGTGGGTCAAGCCGAGGTAGACCGCATCGCCGAAAGGCTCGGGACGAGCTCGCCCGGCACCGTGCAGCGCCGGGAGATGACCGACGCACTCGCACGCGATCATCGCGAGCAGGTAGGCGGACTGGCCGATCACGAAGTCCGCGCTCGGGCGCATGAGGGAGCGATGGGGCGCTGGTCGGCTTCAGCGCGGAAAGGCGCGCCGATCGAATTCGCGGACGGGCTCGACGTGACAAATGGCATCGTCACGCGGCAGTCGGCCCCCACTCTAATGCGGGTCGCACTCGGCGGCGAACTGAATCCCGCCGAAGTGCATCGCAATCTCGAGACGATGCGCGAGGTCTTCCAGGTCGGCGTGCTGATCGGGCGGTTGAGCCGGAGGCAGGCGATCGAGTTGACGCTCGGACAGGCCAAGATCCTGATTCAGTCGCTGGATGTTTTCGTCAGCCAGCTTCACGGTTCCGGCCAGCCGGAGACTGAGGCTGACGGCTGTGCGTGGTATCTGGCGGATGCGGCGTTGCGCTGCCACGATCTGGGCTTCTGGAACACCACGGTCGCGCGCATCCTCGAGACCGGCAAGCCCGAAACGGTCATGCCGCGGGTCCCGTGA
- a CDS encoding conserved hypothetical protein (Evidence 4 : Unknown function but conserved in other organisms) — MPRLKRNLISGTALPLIIVANEKGGQGKSLVSLAIADHAYLHEAPLGIAQIDTQHRLAYALGRSVLTIAPAAKDARRDPAAEARSFTPLYTMIEKAAGRGASVLIDTGANQASRFAHWAGLVDLAEDLTLWKVETTVIVPYVAEAEAMRQAAQTANFLLDRIPQARLVLVENERDGLFTHLHPASDAASVHRTMIAPLKAQSTTLRMPAIEAGSWRPFEASRCRFVQVAQMPVEKVMALTGLPRPEAKIARGDVAGWTATAFEELDGVLPWSKRGGGHG, encoded by the coding sequence ATGCCTCGTTTGAAGCGCAATCTGATCAGCGGCACGGCGTTGCCGCTCATCATCGTGGCGAATGAGAAAGGCGGTCAGGGCAAGTCGCTCGTCTCGCTCGCGATCGCCGATCACGCCTATCTGCACGAAGCCCCGCTCGGCATCGCGCAGATCGATACTCAGCACCGGCTGGCCTATGCCCTCGGGCGCAGCGTCCTGACGATCGCGCCGGCCGCGAAAGACGCGCGGCGCGATCCCGCCGCCGAGGCGCGGTCGTTCACGCCGCTCTATACCATGATCGAAAAGGCGGCCGGACGCGGCGCCAGCGTGCTGATCGACACCGGCGCCAACCAGGCGTCGCGCTTCGCGCACTGGGCCGGACTGGTCGACCTGGCCGAAGACCTGACGCTCTGGAAGGTCGAGACCACGGTGATCGTTCCTTACGTGGCCGAGGCTGAAGCCATGCGGCAAGCGGCCCAGACGGCGAACTTTCTGCTGGACCGGATCCCGCAGGCCCGGCTCGTGCTCGTCGAGAACGAGCGGGACGGATTGTTCACCCACCTCCATCCGGCATCGGATGCCGCCAGCGTGCATCGTACGATGATCGCGCCCCTGAAAGCGCAGTCGACGACCTTGCGGATGCCGGCGATCGAGGCCGGCTCCTGGCGGCCCTTCGAAGCGTCGCGCTGCCGGTTCGTCCAGGTCGCTCAGATGCCGGTGGAGAAGGTCATGGCCCTGACCGGTCTGCCCCGCCCCGAAGCCAAGATCGCGCGCGGCGACGTCGCCGGCTGGACCGCGACCGCCTTCGAGGAACTCGATGGCGTGCTGCCCTGGAGCAAGCGCGGAGGCGGGCATGGTTGA
- a CDS encoding conserved hypothetical protein (Evidence 4 : Unknown function but conserved in other organisms): MVERRGAFERAARLASTERRDGEQALVQRLADDFRRDSGAFDPRRLSYLSPLGWVDLLKTLEISPAGGKRPFLSGLADTPQPDQWLAAGWANLRRPERSAWLAGVASGSAFGILVLLFAFLVSFAFG; the protein is encoded by the coding sequence ATGGTTGAGCGGCGCGGAGCCTTCGAGCGGGCAGCCAGGCTCGCGTCGACCGAAAGACGCGACGGGGAGCAGGCCTTGGTGCAGCGCCTCGCCGATGATTTCCGGCGGGATTCAGGGGCGTTCGATCCGCGCCGACTGTCCTATCTCAGCCCGCTGGGCTGGGTCGACCTCCTGAAGACGCTGGAGATTTCTCCGGCCGGGGGCAAAAGGCCCTTCCTGAGCGGCTTGGCCGATACCCCGCAGCCGGATCAGTGGCTGGCTGCCGGATGGGCAAACCTGCGCCGGCCGGAACGGTCGGCCTGGCTCGCCGGTGTCGCATCCGGCTCCGCCTTTGGAATTCTGGTCCTGCTGTTCGCCTTCCTTGTGAGCTTCGCGTTCGGCTGA
- a CDS encoding membrane hypothetical protein (Evidence 5 : Unknown function), which produces MPTDNPFLEVRSYRPAVLGAVATAATVLILGLLLLFEIRPPHVVGSFGPVDLDLTSLAWIGAVMLTSDGGLPVVPQWIGLECQPGVSSRLIGVIAQSHSARFQLGILAVAVLSAATIAFVSIVSATPKREQTKTLKSNRPLWAILRRPERSAWLAGVASGSAFGILVLLFALLLTLTLD; this is translated from the coding sequence GTGCCAACGGATAATCCTTTCCTCGAAGTCCGCTCGTACCGTCCGGCCGTTCTCGGTGCGGTCGCGACGGCCGCAACCGTTCTCATCCTCGGACTGCTTCTGTTGTTCGAGATCCGCCCGCCGCATGTTGTCGGATCGTTTGGACCTGTTGATCTCGATCTGACCAGTCTCGCGTGGATCGGCGCGGTGATGCTCACCAGCGACGGTGGCCTGCCTGTCGTGCCGCAATGGATCGGGCTCGAGTGCCAGCCTGGCGTGAGTTCCCGCCTGATCGGCGTGATCGCGCAGTCGCATTCCGCACGGTTTCAGCTGGGCATACTCGCGGTAGCTGTTCTCTCCGCCGCTACGATCGCCTTCGTGAGCATCGTTTCGGCTACGCCGAAGCGGGAGCAAACGAAGACGCTCAAGAGCAATCGACCGCTATGGGCGATTCTGCGTCGGCCGGAGCGGTCGGCCTGGCTCGCCGGTGTCGCGTCCGGCTCCGCCTTTGGAATTCTGGTCCTGCTGTTCGCTTTGCTGCTGACCCTGACATTGGACTGA
- a CDS encoding TrwB_AAD_bind domain-containing protein: MPTDNPFLEIRSYTPAVLGAVATAAIVLILGLLLLFEIRPPRVVASFGPAELDLTSLAWVGTVVLTNDGCLPVVSHWIGLECQPGVSSRLIGVIGQSHSAKFQLSMLAAAVLLAAAITFVSIVSATPKREQVKTLKGKRPIFDADARASLRTAIAKTGRALKRGLWLVPHVQLTSSGEGYNMLALGTQGSGKSSTLRALIEQLIARGDQVVIHDFKGDLTAGLPSDDFILVAPHDARSWVYDIAADIRNAQHAREFAVHAVPTSANEAMWANGSRAVWADLVMALRADTDGRWGWIELRDRLLSPGATIKAVLDRHGAASASRLIFGSDDPEENRTTMSVLITMWIAALTVVHPLAEAWAEAQDGRRFSLRNWIDGDGTLPRVLVLQKSSEYPELTQQLNAFLIDRLVGLALRSGRERNPATKLALCLDELPECGRLHRLPNLLNIGREFGVVTVAAVQDIAHLIELYGENLTRILLARFRIKLVHQLDAGDTAERVAGWLKQRTIEFDGPERYDPVAKRNVRDTVRETSPVLAEDRLETELGVRMEKGQPIVRAMILGLGNPAILDIPATGWPDRRLGHEPAPWLDP, translated from the coding sequence ATGCCCACGGATAATCCTTTCCTCGAAATCCGCTCGTATACCCCGGCCGTTCTCGGTGCGGTCGCGACGGCCGCAATCGTGCTCATTCTTGGATTGTTGTTGCTGTTCGAAATCCGCCCGCCGCGTGTTGTCGCATCGTTCGGGCCCGCCGAACTCGACCTGACCAGTCTCGCCTGGGTAGGCACCGTGGTGCTCACCAACGACGGCTGCCTGCCTGTGGTTTCGCATTGGATCGGGCTCGAGTGCCAGCCTGGCGTGAGTTCCCGCCTGATAGGCGTGATCGGGCAGTCGCACTCGGCGAAGTTTCAGCTGAGCATGCTCGCGGCAGCCGTCCTCTTAGCCGCGGCGATCACCTTCGTGAGCATCGTTTCGGCCACGCCGAAGCGGGAACAAGTGAAGACGCTAAAGGGTAAGCGACCCATTTTCGATGCCGATGCGCGGGCGTCGCTGCGTACGGCGATTGCCAAGACCGGCCGGGCGTTGAAGCGCGGGCTCTGGCTCGTGCCGCATGTGCAGCTGACCTCCTCCGGGGAGGGCTACAATATGCTCGCACTCGGGACGCAGGGCTCGGGCAAATCGTCGACGCTGCGCGCGCTGATCGAACAGCTCATCGCCCGAGGCGATCAGGTCGTAATCCACGATTTCAAGGGCGATCTGACGGCGGGGCTCCCATCCGACGATTTCATCCTGGTCGCTCCGCACGATGCGCGCTCATGGGTCTACGATATCGCGGCCGACATTCGAAACGCCCAACATGCGCGCGAATTCGCCGTCCACGCCGTCCCGACCTCGGCGAACGAAGCCATGTGGGCCAACGGCTCGCGTGCGGTTTGGGCCGATCTCGTGATGGCGCTGCGGGCCGACACAGACGGTCGTTGGGGTTGGATCGAGCTCAGGGATAGGTTGCTCTCGCCTGGCGCGACCATCAAGGCAGTGCTCGACCGGCACGGCGCGGCGAGCGCAAGCCGGCTCATTTTCGGCAGCGACGACCCGGAGGAGAATCGCACGACCATGTCGGTTCTGATCACGATGTGGATCGCTGCGCTGACCGTCGTGCATCCGCTGGCGGAGGCCTGGGCCGAAGCGCAAGACGGACGCCGGTTCAGCCTGCGGAACTGGATCGATGGCGACGGCACGTTGCCACGCGTTCTCGTCCTTCAGAAATCCAGCGAGTATCCGGAACTAACGCAGCAGCTCAACGCATTCCTGATCGACCGCCTGGTCGGGCTCGCGCTGCGTTCGGGACGAGAGCGCAACCCGGCGACGAAACTGGCGCTGTGCCTCGACGAACTGCCCGAATGCGGTCGTCTCCATCGGCTTCCAAACCTCTTGAATATCGGTCGGGAATTCGGCGTCGTGACGGTCGCGGCGGTTCAGGACATCGCGCACCTGATCGAGCTCTACGGCGAGAATCTGACTCGCATTCTCCTCGCCCGGTTTCGGATCAAGCTCGTCCATCAGCTCGATGCCGGCGATACCGCGGAGCGCGTCGCCGGATGGCTCAAGCAACGGACGATCGAGTTCGATGGTCCCGAGCGCTACGACCCCGTTGCCAAGCGGAACGTCCGCGACACCGTTCGTGAAACTTCTCCCGTTCTGGCTGAGGATCGTCTTGAGACCGAACTCGGCGTCCGGATGGAGAAAGGACAGCCCATTGTCCGGGCGATGATCCTGGGCTTGGGCAACCCCGCGATCCTCGATATTCCCGCCACCGGATGGCCCGATCGCCGCCTCGGCCATGAGCCGGCTCCCTGGCTCGATCCGTAG
- a CDS encoding Exonuclease V subunit alpha: MVATWNPAAASSYYLRGAEYYLGTAEPAGRWYAPAGDFELVDGAEVEPAAFERLYAGVGSDGKTLLSQRGRADRVPAFDVTFSAPRSVTLAWVFAGPDLKASIEAAQERAARAALGVVEREAMWARRGKGGQVLEPVALSAALFQHGESRPAEHEDERVFGDPNLHIHAVILNLATRADGSIGAIHSKILRDWKMAAGAHYHAALAHEMETLGFAIDRIGYNGTFELAGVPDELIRYFSARRKEIEDELAEHQTTSRSAAALASAITRATREAKSEAGARSREEVWTEAAATRGVAVESFTEDLRRQDRLLDLESGERLLAERLSALPRELTEARSVFERRDLFRAVAAALVGTGLPAERTGREVDRLLRDGALIEIGRDPIGLPRYSTAEMVAVERQVVEIARDLAADALKGVDQTALIVRCKEAGLSLEQQDAALVAAGSQAIAIIEGAPGSGKTTTLTPIVSAYQEAGYRVLGAASAWRIARMLQTDLGIEARATASWIEKAKRGHRVLDRNTVLIVDEAGLLSSRDMHAILSEVQQAQAKLILVGDRGQLQAIGAGPGLDLVSRAAAAARVETIVRQHDAWARDAVRDFGAGETGRALDAFAERGLLVEVQGARAAITAIVDRWEAAQDADPNATILLLARTNAQVGAISREVRGRLKDRGLIRGPEIEVATVTPSGHASQIVLAAGDHIRFLVRDDELGVVNGSTGIVIKVMEQSDPTASSGRRVRIEAVTGGRPVVFDPAALADEKGRVRLGWGYASSIYGSQGLTVDRALVLADPALDRHDIYVAASRARIETTLVVDTAAIDRHLLADSPLDRQTADAVPSALERRAWLAGRLSRSNVKLSTVAVIEAGRDHAGSRAILASRSRELDHGL; the protein is encoded by the coding sequence TTGGTCGCTACCTGGAATCCTGCCGCAGCCAGCTCCTATTATCTCCGCGGTGCCGAGTACTACCTCGGCACCGCGGAGCCGGCTGGCCGTTGGTATGCTCCCGCCGGCGATTTCGAGCTCGTGGACGGCGCCGAGGTCGAGCCGGCCGCATTCGAGCGCCTTTATGCTGGCGTCGGCTCCGATGGCAAAACCCTGCTCTCGCAGCGCGGCCGGGCCGATCGCGTCCCGGCCTTCGACGTCACCTTCAGCGCGCCGCGTTCCGTCACTCTGGCCTGGGTCTTCGCTGGCCCGGATCTGAAAGCGTCCATCGAAGCTGCGCAGGAACGCGCCGCCCGCGCTGCTCTCGGTGTCGTCGAGCGGGAAGCGATGTGGGCGCGCCGTGGCAAGGGCGGCCAGGTGCTCGAGCCGGTCGCGCTCTCGGCCGCCTTGTTCCAGCACGGCGAAAGCCGTCCGGCCGAGCATGAGGACGAACGCGTCTTCGGCGATCCGAATCTGCATATCCATGCCGTCATCCTCAACCTCGCCACACGCGCGGACGGTTCCATCGGAGCCATCCATTCGAAAATTCTGCGCGACTGGAAGATGGCCGCCGGCGCGCATTATCACGCCGCGCTTGCGCATGAGATGGAAACGCTCGGCTTCGCGATCGATCGTATCGGCTACAACGGGACCTTCGAGCTTGCCGGCGTTCCCGATGAACTGATCCGGTATTTCAGCGCGCGGCGAAAGGAGATCGAGGACGAACTCGCCGAGCACCAGACGACCAGCCGCTCGGCTGCGGCGCTCGCTTCCGCCATCACCCGGGCGACGCGCGAGGCGAAGAGCGAAGCCGGAGCGCGCTCACGCGAAGAGGTCTGGACAGAAGCCGCCGCAACGCGGGGCGTCGCGGTCGAGTCCTTCACGGAGGATCTTCGCCGGCAAGATCGCCTGCTCGATCTCGAATCGGGGGAACGCCTGCTGGCCGAGCGGCTGTCGGCCCTGCCTCGCGAACTCACGGAAGCCCGCAGTGTCTTCGAGCGGCGCGATCTCTTCCGCGCCGTGGCGGCCGCGCTCGTCGGCACCGGGCTGCCGGCCGAGCGTACGGGTCGCGAGGTGGATCGCCTGCTTCGCGACGGTGCTCTCATCGAAATCGGGCGCGATCCGATCGGGTTGCCGCGCTACTCGACCGCCGAGATGGTGGCGGTCGAGCGCCAGGTCGTCGAGATCGCGCGCGACCTCGCCGCCGATGCGCTCAAGGGCGTCGACCAGACCGCGTTGATCGTACGATGCAAAGAGGCCGGTCTCAGCCTTGAGCAGCAGGATGCTGCCTTGGTCGCGGCGGGCTCCCAGGCCATCGCGATCATCGAAGGCGCGCCGGGCAGCGGGAAGACGACGACCCTCACTCCAATCGTCAGCGCGTATCAGGAAGCAGGCTATCGGGTTCTCGGCGCGGCTTCCGCCTGGCGCATCGCGCGCATGCTGCAGACCGATCTCGGCATCGAGGCGCGCGCGACCGCAAGCTGGATCGAAAAGGCGAAGCGCGGACACAGGGTTCTCGATCGTAATACCGTGCTGATCGTCGACGAAGCCGGCCTGCTCTCGTCGCGCGACATGCATGCGATCCTGTCCGAGGTGCAGCAGGCGCAGGCCAAGCTGATCCTCGTCGGCGACCGGGGTCAGTTGCAGGCGATCGGCGCGGGTCCCGGGCTCGATCTCGTCAGCCGCGCCGCCGCGGCTGCCCGCGTCGAGACGATCGTGCGCCAGCACGATGCCTGGGCTCGGGACGCCGTGCGCGATTTCGGCGCCGGCGAGACCGGTCGCGCGCTCGACGCCTTCGCCGAGCGCGGATTGCTCGTCGAGGTGCAGGGCGCGAGGGCAGCGATCACGGCGATCGTCGATCGCTGGGAGGCGGCGCAGGACGCCGATCCCAACGCCACGATCCTGCTTCTGGCCAGGACCAACGCGCAGGTCGGGGCGATTTCGCGCGAAGTCCGCGGCCGTCTCAAGGATAGGGGATTGATCCGCGGCCCCGAGATCGAGGTCGCGACCGTCACCCCTTCCGGCCATGCGAGCCAGATCGTGCTGGCGGCGGGTGATCACATCCGCTTCCTCGTTCGCGACGACGAACTCGGTGTCGTCAACGGTTCGACCGGCATCGTCATCAAGGTGATGGAGCAGTCTGATCCGACTGCGTCGAGCGGGCGCAGGGTTCGGATCGAAGCTGTCACGGGTGGGCGTCCTGTCGTCTTCGATCCCGCCGCGCTCGCCGACGAGAAGGGCCGCGTTCGTCTCGGTTGGGGCTATGCGAGTTCGATCTACGGCAGTCAGGGACTGACGGTCGACCGCGCTCTGGTTCTCGCCGATCCCGCACTCGATCGCCACGACATCTATGTCGCCGCGAGCCGGGCGCGAATCGAGACGACGCTTGTCGTCGATACGGCAGCGATCGATCGTCATCTGCTCGCCGACAGCCCTCTCGATCGACAGACGGCGGATGCCGTGCCGTCGGCGCTGGAACGCCGCGCCTGGCTCGCCGGGCGCCTGTCGCGGTCCAACGTCAAGCTTTCGACCGTCGCGGTGATCGAAGCCGGCCGTGATCATGCCGGAAGCCGGGCCATTCTCGCCTCCCGATCCCGTGAGCTCGACCATGGGCTCTGA
- a CDS encoding conserved hypothetical protein (Evidence 4 : Unknown function but conserved in other organisms): MGSESETGPIVVDDWPEPVPVSRAELDVIETWLGRLLDEILTPPGRQDRREPSPKPAPTPPEGI, from the coding sequence ATGGGCTCTGAGAGCGAGACGGGGCCGATCGTCGTCGATGACTGGCCTGAACCGGTCCCGGTTTCGCGGGCCGAGCTCGACGTGATCGAGACCTGGCTCGGTCGCCTTCTCGACGAAATCCTGACCCCGCCGGGTAGGCAGGACCGTCGAGAGCCTTCCCCGAAACCAGCCCCGACCCCACCAGAAGGAATTTGA
- a CDS encoding conserved hypothetical protein (Evidence 4 : Unknown function but conserved in other organisms), translating into MNEEQHLQALVEMATANQDLILRSENHTDALREIIGASDIVWGIWQDERSPTGVDSMIIKGLGRLMLIQQAARAVAVKMTAVPCREPAEAEAMRQILGDGRTARG; encoded by the coding sequence ATGAATGAAGAGCAGCATCTGCAGGCGCTCGTGGAGATGGCCACCGCCAACCAGGACCTTATCCTCCGGAGCGAGAACCACACCGACGCCCTTCGCGAGATCATCGGCGCGAGCGACATCGTCTGGGGCATCTGGCAGGACGAGAGATCCCCCACCGGCGTCGACAGCATGATCATCAAGGGCCTGGGTCGGCTAATGTTGATCCAGCAGGCCGCGCGTGCCGTTGCGGTCAAGATGACGGCGGTGCCGTGCAGGGAACCGGCCGAGGCCGAAGCCATGCGCCAGATCCTCGGCGACGGACGCACTGCGCGTGGATAG
- a CDS encoding Recombinase family protein: protein MNKYLHKSKFESTISDGSVRACGYFRVSTGRQAESDLSIPDQRKQILAFCAGKGWNLLAEYVEPGASATDDVRPEFQKMIERATDDDRPFDVILVHSFSRFFRDAFGLEMYIRKLAKAGVRLVSITQELGDDPAQVMMRQVIALFDEYQSRENAKHVLRAMKENARQGFYNGSPVPLGYTTAEVEKRGNRTKKKLVEDPVEAETVRQIFKLYRSGDGTSGPLGIKQVTCWLNERGYRTRKGARFGVATVHGILTNTVYIGEWVFNKREAKTLTQKPASEHIVVEVPAIIPRDEFDAVQARMKVNAPMTTPPRVVTGPILLTGLATCATCSGAMTLRTGTSKSGQVHRYYSCSVHGRMGKTACKGRAIRMDRLDTLVTDHLVDHLFQPDRLTTMLAGLAAGRAERALEVDGRITTLQTEASQAEDRLKRLYKMVEDGVTDLDDLLRERIAALKLERDRATAALERIKAQAAPPTVLEPEAIERFGRLMRESVTSGDVPFRKAYIQSVVDRIEVDDDLVRIIGDKTTLEQAIASNAARNLGVRSFERKWRSLGDSNPCFRRERATS, encoded by the coding sequence ATGAACAAGTATCTCCACAAGTCGAAATTTGAGTCGACGATATCGGATGGCTCCGTTCGAGCGTGCGGATACTTTCGTGTGTCGACCGGAAGGCAAGCCGAGTCTGACCTGTCGATCCCCGACCAGCGCAAGCAGATCCTCGCTTTCTGCGCCGGCAAAGGCTGGAACCTCCTCGCCGAATATGTCGAGCCCGGCGCCTCGGCGACCGACGACGTCCGCCCGGAATTCCAGAAGATGATCGAGCGCGCGACCGACGACGATCGGCCGTTCGACGTGATCCTGGTCCACTCCTTCAGTCGCTTCTTCCGCGATGCCTTCGGGCTGGAGATGTATATCCGCAAGCTTGCGAAGGCGGGCGTGCGCCTCGTCTCCATCACCCAGGAACTGGGCGACGATCCGGCTCAGGTGATGATGCGCCAGGTGATCGCGCTGTTCGACGAGTATCAGAGTCGGGAGAACGCAAAACACGTTTTACGTGCAATGAAGGAAAATGCACGTCAGGGTTTTTATAATGGCTCGCCGGTTCCGCTCGGTTATACCACCGCTGAAGTCGAGAAGCGCGGCAACCGGACCAAGAAGAAGCTCGTCGAGGATCCGGTCGAAGCGGAGACCGTGCGGCAGATCTTCAAGCTCTACCGGTCGGGCGACGGAACGAGCGGACCCCTCGGCATCAAGCAGGTGACCTGCTGGCTGAACGAGCGCGGCTACCGCACGCGCAAGGGAGCCCGCTTCGGCGTCGCGACCGTCCACGGCATCCTGACCAACACCGTCTATATCGGCGAATGGGTTTTCAACAAGCGCGAGGCCAAGACGCTGACCCAGAAACCCGCGAGCGAGCACATCGTCGTCGAGGTGCCGGCCATCATTCCGCGTGATGAATTCGACGCGGTGCAGGCGCGCATGAAGGTCAACGCCCCGATGACCACGCCACCGCGTGTCGTCACCGGTCCGATCCTGTTGACCGGTCTTGCGACCTGCGCCACCTGCTCGGGCGCGATGACATTGCGGACCGGCACCTCGAAATCGGGGCAGGTCCACCGCTACTACTCATGCTCCGTCCACGGCCGGATGGGAAAGACGGCCTGCAAGGGGCGAGCCATCCGGATGGACAGGCTCGACACGCTCGTCACCGATCATCTCGTCGACCACCTGTTCCAGCCGGACCGGCTAACGACCATGCTCGCCGGCTTGGCGGCGGGGCGCGCCGAGCGTGCGCTGGAGGTCGATGGTCGGATCACCACCCTCCAGACCGAGGCGAGCCAGGCCGAGGATCGGTTGAAGCGTCTCTACAAGATGGTCGAGGATGGCGTGACCGATCTCGACGATCTGCTGAGGGAGCGGATCGCCGCGCTCAAGCTGGAGCGTGATCGCGCCACCGCCGCGCTCGAGCGAATCAAAGCCCAAGCTGCTCCGCCGACCGTCCTGGAGCCGGAGGCCATCGAGCGGTTCGGGCGCCTCATGCGCGAAAGCGTCACCTCCGGCGATGTCCCGTTCCGCAAGGCTTACATCCAGTCCGTCGTCGATCGTATCGAAGTCGATGACGATCTTGTCCGCATCATCGGGGATAAAACCACCCTGGAGCAGGCGATCGCGAGCAATGCCGCGCGGAACCTGGGTGTTCGCAGTTTTGAACGGAAGTGGCGCTCCCTAGGGGACTCGAACCCCTGTTTTCGCCGTGAGAGGGCGACGTCCTAG